A single Melopsittacus undulatus isolate bMelUnd1 chromosome 11, bMelUnd1.mat.Z, whole genome shotgun sequence DNA region contains:
- the LRRC59 gene encoding leucine-rich repeat-containing protein 59 — MSRGGGKGQSLKDKLDGNELDLSLCDLNEVPVRELAALPKATVLDLSCNNLISLPSDFCSLMHLVKLDLSKNRLQQLPLDFGRLVNLQHLDLLNNRLVTLPVSFAQLKNLKWLDLKDNPLDPVLAKVAGDCLDEKQCKQAAVKVLQHMKAIQSEQDRQRQRKLQAEREMEKKREAEQRAKEAQERELRKREKAEEKERRRREYDAQKAAKQEVEKKTKKETVQTRKPASSSRPPQPPRHKQSWSRSVLRILLFLLLCVLCVLATCKLTELQRQPLCVSVNTLYEDVVAALQNHKTLQNMLQQNSQH, encoded by the exons ATGTCGCGGGGCGGTGGGAAGGGGCAGAGCCTGAAGGATAAACTGGATGGCAACGAGCTGGACCTGAGCCTCTGTGACCTGAACGAGGTGCCGGTCCGAGAGCTG GCTGCTCTTCCAAAAGCCACTGTGTTGGATTTGTCGTGTAACAACCTCATTTCCTTGCCG TCAGACTTCTGCAGTTTGATGCATCTGGTGAAACTGGATTTGAGTAAGAATCGGCTCCAGCAGCTGCCCTTGGACTTCGGGCGCCTGGTCAACCTGCAGCACCTAGACCTCCTGAACAACCGTTTAGTCACCCTGCCAGTCAGCTTTGCTCAGCTCAAG AACCTGAAGTGGCTGGATCTGAAGGACAATCCCCTGGATCCTGTCCTGGCTAAAGTAGCAGGAGACTGCCTGGATGAGAAGCAGTGCAAGCAGGCTGCTGTCAAG GTGCTGCAGCACATGAAAGCCATCCAGTCGGAGCAGGATCGACAACGGCAACGGAAGCTCCAAGCAGAGCGAG AGATGGAGAAGAAGCGTGAAGCAGAACAGCGAGCAAAGGAGGCTCAAGAGAGGGAgctgaggaagagagagaaggcGGAGGAAAAGGAGCGCAGGAGACGGGAGTACGATGCTCAGAAGGCTGCAAAACAGGAGgtggaaaagaaaactaaaaaggaaaccGTGCAGACCCGAA AGCCTGCCTCCAGCTCTCGTCCCCCACAGCCGCCCCGGCACAAGCAGTCTTGGTCACGGTCAGTGCTCAGAATCctgctctttctgctgctgtgtgtccTCTGTGTTTTGGCCACCTGCAAGCTGACAGAGCTGCAGCGTCAACCTCTGTGTGTCAGCGTGAACACTCTCTACGAGGACGTGGTGGCTGCTctgcaaaaccacaaaaccctgCAAAACATGCTACAACAGAACTCGCAGCACTGA
- the EME1 gene encoding crossover junction endonuclease EME1, with product MAESGASSEGSDEERFPALSSLLQPSPSPPCDLGRRLSSCPAPEAGSAEEEVVVVSSGSDEDEEVVPLSERIKKRMEARNAGFEVSRFSTQSGERPSLCPLPASQSDSTAQPNMPLVSGASPEVSPLPKKGNRSQKERDATCQSWQRRKEREALRKQKEEEKEKKRALAKMLKAQRPGECQKYITVVLDSVLLQVEGGEQVLDALQAANYSCVVENQAVPCSITWRRKTVTSQMGEGDEWTEEPNVLVLLRLEEFLSMAHNYKQKAKGCMEGQQETLQTYVARVMEKMPGKILALAVAEVENYFRLQSKKRRQQAAANGSQDEGQGRRKKRAVEDSGLEITRMDVEEALVDLQLSRQVQVSFFESWEELGEYATMFTKSVAEAPFKREQENTGFSFYLEKAWCGGVKVDRSGKGLLEVWKRQLQQFNRVSLEMAEAIVSAYPSPQLLNQAYIRCSSEQERENMLANIPVRRGDGVTATCRRIGPELSRRVYLQMTSHDPDLYLDVSG from the exons ATGGCGGAGAGCGGGGCGAGCTCTGAGGGGAGCGATGAGGAGCGGTTCCCTGCTTtatcctccctgctgcagccttctCCATCGCCGCCTTGCGATTTGGGTCGCCGTCTGTCCTCATGTCCCGCCCCTGAAGCTGGAAGTGCGGAAGAGGAGGTTGTGGTAGTGAGCAGTGGAAGcgatgaggatgaggaggtgGTTCCTCTGTCTGAGAGGATCAAAAAGAGGATGGAAGCGAGGAATGCGGGTTTTGAAGTGTCTCGTTTCAGCACACAAAGTGGTGAGAGACCCTCGTTGTGCCCGCTGCCAGCCTCTCAGTCTGACTCCACAGCCCAGCCTAATATGCCCCTGGTAAGTGGAGCAAGCCCAGAGGTATCACCACTTCCCAAGAAGGGAAACCGTAGTCAGAAGGAAAGGGATGCAACGTGCCAATCgtggcagaggaggaaggagcgaGAAGCCCTGAGGAagcaaaaagaggaggaaaaagaaaagaaaagggcTCTTGCCAAGATGCTGAAAGCTCAGCGACCAGGGGAGTGCCAGAAATATATAACAGTGGTGCTAGATTCAG TTCTGTTGCAGGTAGAAGGTGGTGAACAGGTCCTCGATGCTTTGCAGGCTGCAAATTACTCCTGTGTGGTTGAGAATCAGGCTGttccctgcagcatcacctGGAGGAGAAAGACAGTGACATCTCAG ATGGGAGAAGGAGATGAATGGACAGAAGAACCAAATGTCCTGGTTCTGCTTCGCTTGGAGGAGTTTTTGTCCATGGCTCACAACTACAAACAA AAAGCCAAGGGCTGTATGGAAGGACAGCAGGAGACCCTACAGACCTATGTAGCTCGTGTGATGGAGAAAATGCCTGGGAAAATTCTGGCACTGGCAGTTGCTGAagtagaaaattatttcag ACTTCAGTCAAAAAAGAGACGgcaacaagcagcagcaaatggaAGCCAAGATGAGGGacaaggaagaaggaagaaaagggcagTTGAGGATTCTGGCCTGGAGATAACCAGAATGGATGTGGAAGAA GCCTTGGTGgacctgcagctgagcagacaAGTCCAGGTCAGCTTTTTTGAGAGCTGGGAGGAGCTTGGAGAGTATGCCACTATGTTCACAAAATCTGTGGCTGAAGCACCCTTCAA GCGAGAGCAGGAGAACACAGGCTTCTCCTTCTACTTAGAGAAGGCGTGGTGTGGAGGGGTGAAGGTGGATCGTTCCGGAAAGGGTCTCTTGGAAGTTTGGAAGAGACAGTTACAACAGTTTAACcgggtcagcctggagatggCTGAGGCTATTGTGTCTGCCTACCCTTCTCCTCAGCTTCTGAACCAG GCCTATATCCGGTGCTCCTCGGAGCAGGAGCGGGAGAACATGCTGGCTAACATCCCTGTGCGCCGCGGTGACGGTGTGACAGCCACCTGCCGGAGGATTGGACCAGAGCTCTCCAGACGAGTCTATCTCCAGATGACTTCCCATGATCCTGATCTCTATTTGGATGTCAGTGGGTAG
- the MRPL27 gene encoding large ribosomal subunit protein bL27m, with amino-acid sequence MAALRRLFLTTPQPSLVAIRCASKKSGGSSKNLGGRSPGKRYGFKKTEGTFVHAGNILATQRLIRWHPGAHVGMGRNKTLYALEDGIVRYTKEVYIPLPRSSESREVICRLPKGALLYKTFISVIPTTEVGEFKLVTML; translated from the exons ATGGCGGCGCTGCGGAGGTTAT TTCTAACAACTCCCCAGCCAAGCCTGGTTGCCATCAGATGTGCTTCTAAGAAAAGTGGGGGCAGCTCAAAGAATCTGGGTGGCCGCAGCCCTGGGAAGCGCTATGGgttcaagaaaacagaag GTACCTTTGTGCATGCAGGGAACATTTTGGCTACACAGCGGTTGATACGCTGGCATCCAGGTGCTCAT GTGGGGATGGGCCGTAACAAGACACTTTACGCCCTGGAGGATGGGATTGTGAGATACACCAAAGAGGTCTACATCCCTCTGCCCCGAAGCAGTGAGAGCAGAGAAGTGATCTGTCGGCTACCCAAAGGAGCACTTCTTTATAAAACCTTTATCAGTGTTATCCCTACCACAGAAGTAGGAGAATTTAAACTGGTCACCATGCTCTGA
- the LOC117436827 gene encoding uncharacterized protein — protein MAQPSEASVHTAAAGAAMDSNVLAIVIAATVSTSVFIVAILILLLLLYHRDPMCCQFLCSCRLFQSPSQYDCPPPYFSSSQRLVGPQCRASRLESAAAENPGVQGDELFCVGPPSTYQVPYWEQPRLPSYESVRKKDRQREIHQMIAERFGLWAEPSQEMPPPYEHALRHPPAFSGPVISSETLDRRGMSDPFQAPLGYQTQRNTAV, from the exons ATGGCGCAGCCCAGCGAGGCCTCGGTGCACACGGCGGCTGCCGGCGCCGCCATGGACAGCAACGTCCTGGCCATCGTGATCGCCGCGA CTGTGTCCACCTCTGTCTTCATTGTGGCAatcctcatcctgctgctgctcctgtacCACCGGGACCCCATGTGCTGCCAGTTCCTCTGCTCCTGCCGCTTATTCCAGAGCCCCAGCCAGTAT GACTGCCCCCCACCCtacttcagcagcagccagcGGCTGGTGGGTCCCCAGTGCAGAGCCTCGCGCTTGGAGAGTGCTGCGGCTGAGAACCCGGGTGTGCAG GGGGATGAGCTGTTCTGTGTTGGGCCCCCCAGCACGTACCAGGTCCCCTACTGGGAGCAGCCGCGCCTGCCCAGCTATGAGAGCGTACGGAAGAAAGATCGCCAGCGGGAGATCCACCAGATGATTGCTGAGAGGTTCGGGCTGTGGGCAGAGCCTTCCCAGGAG ATGCCACCTCCCTATGAGCATGCTCTGAGGCATCCTCCAGCTTTCTCAGGACCAGTGATAAGCTCAGAGACCTTGGACAGACGTGGCATGTCAGACCCTTTCCAGGCCCCTCTTGGCTACCAAACTCAGCGAAACACAGCTGTGTAA
- the XYLT2 gene encoding xylosyltransferase 2, protein MVAPGRARKLARRYRLAVAAALAILLLQGLVLWTSAGLDEEGPGEERQKKAGFPESSDGSKDSDSSAGRRGSAGRKHGRWRARPDSPGALVSKVVRAVTARHKLGWRLPGAPDSSRRRNLTELRGEAQLAVFQQGDTGSVEGAPQPTENSFTPKCEITGKDALSALARASSKQCQQEIANVVCLHRAGSLMPQAVPRHCQLSGKVSPVIQWDESRLQQLPPSKPVRIAYMLVVHGRAIRQLKRLIKAVYHQQHFFYIHVDKRSNYLHREAVELARHYPNIRVTPWRMVTIWGGASLLKMYLRSMKDLLELPEWPWDFFINLSATDYPTRTNEELVMFLSKYRDKNFLKSHGRDNARFIKKQGLDRLFHECDSHMWRLGERHIPEGIVVDGGSDWFSLTRSFVEYVVYAEDQLVSQLRQFYTYTLLPAESFFHTVLENSHACETLVDNNLRVTNWNRKLGCKCQYKHIVDWCGCSPNDFKPQDFLRLQQLSRPTFFARKFESTVNQEVLEILDTHLYGSYPPNTPALKAYWENVYDRVDGLSGLSDVTLTFYTAFSRLGLHKAASTLAAKADKLCRFEPRGFPSSVHLYFYDDRFQGYLVMQEVQNLVTGQAESLEVWMMPQGALKLAAHGGQANRLQNLEVGTEWDPKERLFRNFGGLMGPFDEPVAMQKWSRGPNLTATVVWIDPTYIIAASYDITVDAEAEFTQYKPPLNRPLRPGVWTIRLLQFWEPLGESQFLVVPQTFNRKQPLRKDDSNWLHGGPPRNEYMEQSFQGLGGILNLPRSEAVEEDAVRKAQLTGKALEDWADSAISAFWSVTDVCVSSASACAALETCSKTSWSSLSPDPKSELGPVKPDGRLR, encoded by the exons GAGCGGCAGAAGAAAGCCGGCTTTCCTGAGAGCAGCGACGGCTCCAAGGACTCGGACAGCTCGGCAGGGCGCCGGGGCAGTGCCGGCAGGAAGCACGGGCGGTGGCGGGCCCGGCCGGACAGCCCCGGCGCGCTGGTGTCCAAGGTGGTGAGAGCTGTCACGGCCAGACACAAGCTGGGCTGGAGGCTGCCGGGAGCACCGGACTCATCCAGGCGCAGGAACCTGACGGAGCTGCGCGGGGAAGCCCAGCTGGCTGTGTTCCAGCAGGGAGACACGGGCAGCGTGGAAGGGGCTCCGCAGCCCACCGAGAACAGCTTCACCCCCAAGTGTGAAATCACGGGTAAAGATGCCCTCTCGGCGCTGGCGCGGGCCAGCAGCAAGCAGTGCCAACAGGAGATCGCCAACGTGGTGTGTCTGCACCGGGCCGGCAGCCTCATGCCCCAGGCTGTGCCTCGCCACTGCCAGCTCTCAG GCAAGGTCAGCCCTGTCATCCAGTGGGACGAGAGccggctgcagcagctgcccccCAGCAAGCCTGTGCGCATTGCCTACATGCTGGTTGTGCACGGCAGGGCCATTCGCCAGCTGAAGCGGCTCATCAAGGCTGTGTACCACCAGCAGCACTTCTTTTACATCCATGTCGACAAG CGCTCCAACTATCTGCATCGCGAGGCAGTGGAGCTGGCCCGGCACTATCCCAACATCCGTGTGACACCCTGGCGCATGGTGACCATCTGGGGAGGTGCCAGCCTGCTCAAGATGTACCTGCGGAGCATGAAGGACCTGCTGGAACTGCCCGAGTGGCCATGGGACTTCTTCATCAACCTCAGTGCCACTGACTACCCCACGAG GACCAACGAGGAGCTGGTGATGTTCCTGTCCAAATACCGAGATAAAAACTTCCTCAAGTCTCATGGCCGAGACAACGCCAG GTTTATCAAGAAGCAGGGCCTGGACCGCTTGTTCCACGAGTGTGATTCCCACATGTGGCGGTTGGGTGAGCGCCACATCCCCGAGGGCATCGTGGTGGATGGAGGCTCCGACTGGTTCTCGCTGACGCGCAGCTTTGTGGAGTATGTGGTCTATGCCGAGGACCAGCTCGTGTCCCAGCTGCGCCAGTTCTACACCTACACCCTCCTGCCGGCCGAG TCCTTCTTCCACACGGTCCTGGAGAACAGTCATGCCTGTGAGACCCTGGTCGATAACAACCTCCGAGTGACCAACTGGAACCGGAAGCTGGGCTGTAAGTGCCAATATAAACACATAGTCGACTGGTGCGGGTGCTCCCCAAATGACTTCAAACCCCAGGACTTCCTCCGGCTACAG CAACTCTCCAGACCCACCTTCTTTGCCCGCAAGTTTGAGTCAACGGTGAATCAGGAGGTGCTGGAGATCCTGGACACGCACCTCTATGGCAGCTACCCCCCCAACACGCCGGCGCTGAAGGCGTACTGGGAGAACGTCTATGACCGTGTTGATGGGCTCAGTGGCCTCAGCGATGTCACCCTCACCTtctacacagccttctccaggctggggCTCCACAAAGCTGCGTCCACACTGGCAGCAAAGGCTGACAAGCTCTGCAG ATTTGAACCCCGTGGCTTCCCATCCAGCGTGCACTTATATTTCTATGATGACCGTTTCCAGGGTTACCTGGTGATGCAGGAAGTGCAGAATTTGGTAACGGGGCAGGCAGAGTCTCTGGAGGTGTGGATGATGCCCCAAGGAGCTCTGAAGCTGGCAGCCCATGGAGGGCAGGCAAACCGCTTGCAAAACCTTGAG GTGGGCACAGAATGGGATCCCAAGGAAAGACTCTTCCGCAACTTTGGAGGCTTGATGGGGCCTTTCGATGAGCCGGTGGCCATGCAGAAGTGGTCTCGGGGTCCCAACCTGACAGCCACAGTGGTGTGGATCGATCCCACCTACATCATTGCTGCTTCCTACGACATCACGGTGGATGCCGAGGCAGAGTTCACCCAGTACAAGCCCCCCCTCAACCGGCCCCTGCGCCCCGGTGTCTGGACCATCCGTCTCCTGCAGTTCTGGGAGCCCCTGGGTGAGAGCCAGTTCCTGGTGGTGCCACAGACCTTCAACCGCAAGCAGCCTCTCAGGAAAG ACGACAGTAACTGGCTGCATGGCGGTCCCCCCCGCAACGAGTACATGGAGCAGAGCTTCCAGGGCCTGGGGGGGATCCTGAACCTGCCACGTTCTGAGGCAGTGGAGGAGGACGCGGTGCGGAAGGCGCAGCTGACAGGGAAGGCACTGGAGGACTGGGCTGACAGTGCCATCAGCGCCTTCTGGTCCGTGACAGACGTCTGCGTGAGCAGCGCCTCTGCCTGCGCTGCCCTGGAGACCTGCAGCAAAACCTCCTGGAGCTCCCTCTCCCCGGACCCCAAATCAGAACTGGGGCCCGTCAAACCTGATGGGCGGCTGAGGTAG